In Haematobia irritans isolate KBUSLIRL chromosome 1, ASM5000362v1, whole genome shotgun sequence, a genomic segment contains:
- the LOC142221956 gene encoding oxaloacetate tautomerase Fahd2a, mitochondrial — protein MAAVRAFGILRYHAHRPTTGLYGCMRSYSSETKVPKMRFVQFLRKNDDRKRLGVVTEDGTSLVELSSGSCVSNDMITFIKQNYSLSELEEKLKNFKSEEMNDSITLLPPVTNPEKIICIGLNYQDHCEEQNKEPPKRPMFFSKFNNTLVGPRGNVIAHKITNKMDWEVELAVIIGQKCKDVTREQALDYVFGYSVAQDISARDWQKERNGGQFLIGKSMDTFLPIGPSIVHKSLIKDPQNLEMVCKINGVEKQRSNTDNMIYKIDDMISRLSQSMTLIPGDIILTGTPKGVGMYRNPPEYLKAGDVIESEIQCIGKLVNKVVAP, from the exons ATGGCAGCGGTACGAGCATTTGGAATCTTAAGATATCACGCACACCGACCCACAACTGGATTGTATGGCTGTATGCGTTCGTATAGTAGTGAAAC GAAGGTGCCAAAAATGAGATTTGTCCAATTCTTACGTAAAAACGATGATCGCAAACGTTTGGGTGTGGTAACGGAAGATGGAACCTCATTGGTTGAACTATCATCGGGATCATGTGTCTCAAACGACATGATCACATttatcaaacaaaattattcgttatctgaattggaagaaaaattgaagaatttcAAAAGCGAGGAAATGAATGATTCAATCACCCTACTCCCACCCgttaccaatcctgaaaaaattatatgtatagGTCTTAACTACCAAGATCATTGCGAGGAACAAAATAAGGAGCCACCAAAAAGACCTATGTTCTTTAGTAAATTCAACAACACACTTGTGGGTCCAAGGGGCAATGTTATagctcacaaaataacaaac AAAATGGATTGGGAAGTGGAATTGGCAGTTATCATAGGACAGAAATGCAAAGATGTAACCCGTGAACAAGCATTAGATTATGTATTTGGTTACAGCGTAGCCCAAGATATATCTGCTCGAGACTGGCAAAAAGAacgaaatggtggacaatttttaattggtaaATCTATGGATACATTCCTGCCAATAGGTCCTTCTATTGTACATAAGAGTCTCATAAAAGATCCCCAAAATTTGGAAATGGTGTGTAAAATTAACGGAGTAGAAAAACAACGTAGCAATACCGACAATATGATATACAAAATTGATGATATGATTAGCCGTTTGTCTCA GTCTATGACACTGATTCCTGGTGATATTATTTTAACTGGAACTCCTAAAGGTGTTGGCATGTATCGTAACCCTCCCGAATACCTTAAAGCTGGCGATGTTATTGAAAGTGAAATTCAATGCATCGGTAAATTGGTGAATAAAGTAGTAGCCCCATAA